In a single window of the Flavivirga spongiicola genome:
- a CDS encoding NAD(P)/FAD-dependent oxidoreductase, with product MQNNNLPIAIIGGGPVGLSAAAHLTKQNLSFIVFEAGQSVGQNMLSWSHVRVFSPWKYNIDSAAKELLLPTDWKEPNENELPTGRELVEDYFHPLANLPELKPHIHLNSKVLSIGRKGLDKMKTLGREDKQFSIKVEENGTINYYEAKAVIDATGTWNQPNPIGSGGVHAEGEQELENHIFYGIPNVKAYHLERYRNKNVVVVGGGHSAINALLDLADVQKEYPKTQLNWVLRKDNMDKVYGGKKDDALEARGALGIRIEQLVNSGKLNVYTPFHILKLIKDDNGIQIIGDLSGNKETIKNVDEIISNTGSRPNLDMIREVRVDLDSSLESVFDLAELIDPNVHSCGTVRPHGEKELRHPDKGFYIVGSKSYGRAPTFLMATGYEQVRSIVAYMAGDKEVAERVELNLPETGVCSTDFGDAKGGNAGGCCSSEPDLADASKSSCDSEIKKNEKTGSCC from the coding sequence ATGCAAAATAATAATTTACCCATAGCAATTATAGGAGGTGGACCAGTAGGTTTGTCAGCTGCTGCACACTTAACAAAACAAAATCTATCATTTATTGTATTTGAGGCTGGCCAATCTGTTGGACAAAATATGCTGTCTTGGAGTCACGTTCGTGTATTCTCTCCCTGGAAGTATAATATTGATTCTGCAGCCAAAGAGTTATTACTACCAACTGATTGGAAAGAACCAAATGAGAATGAATTACCAACTGGAAGAGAATTGGTTGAAGACTATTTTCATCCGTTAGCAAACCTTCCAGAACTTAAACCTCATATTCATTTAAACAGCAAAGTGCTTTCTATAGGAAGGAAAGGGCTGGATAAAATGAAAACCTTGGGGCGTGAGGATAAGCAGTTTTCAATTAAGGTTGAAGAAAATGGAACCATTAATTATTACGAAGCAAAAGCAGTAATTGATGCTACAGGAACTTGGAATCAACCAAACCCAATAGGTTCTGGCGGAGTACATGCAGAAGGAGAACAAGAATTAGAAAACCATATTTTTTATGGTATCCCTAATGTAAAAGCTTACCATTTAGAACGTTACAGGAATAAAAATGTAGTCGTTGTGGGTGGCGGGCATTCTGCTATTAATGCTTTATTAGATTTAGCAGATGTTCAAAAAGAATATCCAAAAACACAGCTTAATTGGGTCTTAAGAAAAGACAATATGGACAAGGTGTATGGCGGAAAAAAAGATGACGCTTTAGAAGCAAGAGGTGCCTTAGGAATTAGGATAGAACAATTGGTTAATAGCGGAAAACTAAACGTTTATACACCTTTCCATATTTTAAAATTAATCAAAGATGATAATGGAATTCAAATTATAGGTGATTTAAGTGGGAATAAGGAGACTATTAAAAATGTAGATGAAATTATTAGTAATACAGGTTCTCGTCCTAATTTAGATATGATTCGAGAGGTTCGTGTAGATTTAGATTCATCATTAGAATCCGTATTTGATTTAGCTGAACTTATTGATCCAAATGTTCATAGCTGTGGAACTGTAAGACCACATGGTGAAAAAGAATTACGACACCCAGATAAAGGCTTTTACATAGTGGGTTCTAAAAGTTATGGTAGAGCACCGACATTTTTAATGGCCACAGGATATGAACAAGTGCGCTCTATTGTAGCTTATATGGCTGGTGATAAAGAAGTGGCTGAACGTGTAGAACTTAATTTACCAGAAACAGGCGTGTGTAGTACCGATTTTGGCGATGCAAAGGGAGGCAATGCCGGTGGATGCTGTAGTTCGGAACCTGACTTGGCAGACGCATCTAAATCAAGCTGTGACTCTGAAATAAAAAAAAATGAAAAGACAGGTTCTTGTTGCTAA
- a CDS encoding PaaI family thioesterase, with protein MNFKPKFTNFKKKVEESFQRQKFMELIHAKLIDVKPGYCEIQIPYNSTLTQQHGFFHAGIISTIADNAAGYAGFSLMEEDSSVLTVEFKLNLMSPGDGDLLIAKANVLKNGRTLTICRSEVFIRKNGVEKLCAASQTTLIELKNKSDK; from the coding sequence ATGAATTTTAAACCAAAATTCACCAATTTCAAAAAGAAAGTTGAAGAAAGCTTTCAAAGGCAAAAGTTTATGGAATTAATCCATGCTAAATTGATTGATGTAAAACCGGGTTATTGCGAAATTCAGATACCATATAATTCAACTTTAACACAACAACATGGTTTTTTTCATGCCGGTATCATAAGCACCATTGCAGATAATGCCGCCGGTTATGCCGGTTTTTCATTAATGGAAGAAGATTCATCTGTATTAACCGTTGAATTTAAATTAAACCTTATGTCTCCTGGTGATGGAGACCTGTTAATCGCTAAGGCAAATGTTCTAAAAAACGGACGCACATTAACAATTTGTAGATCAGAAGTCTTTATAAGAAAAAATGGCGTAGAAAAACTTTGTGCAGCTTCTCAAACAACTTTAATTGAGTTAAAGAATAAGTCTGATAAATAA
- a CDS encoding sigma-70 family RNA polymerase sigma factor: MKNYQNILFPYAYNILGSAEDAKDAIQDVLTKHLSAKRSHIKNDIGYLIKSVINQSINIKKRHSKITVNMVWLPEPLSTEKADDHIDSDEIISYSMLVLLEKLTAQERAVFILKEAFDYSHKDIAKTIGLTIENSRKLLSRGKTKLANNKTVSHSNYSSPLPSYMENYVQTIKNGDVKLLEKMLSEDISLYADGGENIKVVRELTIGKSASLKLLFYVYKTYLEFLTIKITHINHQIALLFYNEDTLINCQVFDFENNKIKNIFSIVDPNKLKSLSQ, translated from the coding sequence TTGAAAAATTATCAAAATATATTATTCCCTTACGCCTATAACATTTTAGGGTCGGCTGAAGATGCTAAAGACGCTATCCAAGATGTTTTAACCAAACATCTTTCTGCTAAAAGGAGCCATATAAAAAATGACATTGGATATTTAATCAAATCGGTTATAAACCAATCGATCAATATTAAAAAGAGACATAGTAAAATCACAGTTAATATGGTATGGTTGCCTGAACCTTTATCTACAGAAAAAGCAGATGATCATATTGATAGTGATGAAATTATATCATACTCTATGCTGGTACTTCTTGAAAAATTAACAGCTCAGGAACGTGCTGTTTTTATTTTAAAAGAAGCATTTGATTATTCACATAAAGACATTGCAAAGACCATCGGTCTTACCATTGAAAATTCCCGAAAATTGTTAAGTAGAGGAAAAACTAAATTAGCTAACAATAAAACAGTAAGCCATAGTAACTATTCCTCTCCCCTACCTTCTTATATGGAAAATTACGTCCAAACAATTAAAAACGGTGATGTAAAACTTTTAGAAAAAATGCTTTCTGAAGACATTTCATTATATGCTGATGGCGGAGAAAATATCAAAGTAGTAAGAGAATTGACAATCGGAAAATCAGCTTCTTTAAAATTATTATTTTACGTTTATAAAACCTATTTAGAATTTTTAACGATCAAGATCACGCATATTAATCATCAAATAGCTTTGTTGTTTTATAACGAAGACACTTTAATCAATTGTCAAGTGTTTGATTTTGAAAACAATAAAATAAAAAACATATTTTCTATCGTCGATCCTAATAAATTAAAATCACTTTCTCAATAA
- a CDS encoding FMN-dependent NADH-azoreductase, which translates to MKTLLRIDCSSRTKGSHSRALADYFEKNWKVANPKGVILYRDLVKHQLPHIQNNTIEGFYTPIEHMTLENKRATALSDELIVELKSADDILISSPLYNLNIPSNLKAYLDQVVRIGYTFNINENGYYGLLENKLAYLVTVKGGVYKGTFMEQYDFQEPYLKTILGHMGIKVQEIFSLEGSSEKQTLKLNKNMLEKTINQSFKKQIKT; encoded by the coding sequence ATGAAAACATTATTAAGAATAGATTGTAGTTCCAGAACCAAAGGCTCACATTCTAGAGCATTAGCTGATTATTTTGAGAAAAATTGGAAAGTAGCAAATCCAAAAGGAGTGATCCTTTACAGGGATTTAGTAAAACACCAGTTACCGCATATTCAAAACAATACGATTGAGGGGTTTTATACACCCATAGAGCATATGACTCTTGAAAATAAAAGGGCAACTGCTTTATCAGATGAATTAATCGTAGAGTTGAAATCTGCTGATGACATTCTAATTAGCAGCCCTTTATACAATTTAAATATTCCGTCAAACCTCAAAGCATATTTAGATCAGGTAGTAAGAATCGGGTATACATTTAATATCAATGAAAATGGTTATTACGGTTTATTAGAAAACAAATTAGCCTATCTAGTAACAGTAAAAGGAGGTGTGTACAAAGGTACTTTCATGGAACAGTATGATTTCCAGGAACCTTATTTAAAAACTATTCTCGGGCACATGGGTATTAAAGTTCAAGAAATATTTTCGCTTGAAGGATCAAGCGAAAAACAAACTCTGAAACTAAACAAGAACATGTTAGAAAAAACAATTAATCAATCATTTAAAAAACAAATAAAAACATGA
- a CDS encoding cupin domain-containing protein has translation MITQKENYFEDKLENNASIIKGSEGEKLELNTISITFKVTSEMSNDQLGIYEIYLPPMAIGAKLHYHRFMDETFIVNEGVLTMQVADKEFHAEPGTIAYIPKFTPHGFKNDTNETVKLTLIFNPSQKREGFFKGLHETLNEAPIDPEKYLKLYNKYDSFPVDTSNMLPIRE, from the coding sequence ATGATCACTCAAAAAGAAAATTACTTTGAAGATAAATTAGAAAATAACGCATCCATAATTAAAGGTAGCGAAGGTGAAAAACTAGAATTAAATACCATTTCAATAACATTTAAAGTTACTAGTGAAATGTCTAACGACCAATTAGGTATTTATGAGATTTATCTTCCGCCAATGGCTATTGGTGCAAAATTACACTACCACAGATTTATGGACGAAACCTTTATAGTGAATGAAGGTGTTTTAACCATGCAGGTTGCAGATAAAGAGTTTCATGCAGAACCGGGAACCATTGCTTATATACCAAAATTTACACCTCATGGATTTAAAAATGATACAAATGAAACGGTAAAACTCACATTGATTTTCAATCCGTCTCAAAAACGTGAAGGTTTTTTTAAAGGATTACACGAAACATTAAATGAAGCTCCTATTGATCCTGAAAAGTATTTAAAATTATATAATAAGTATGATAGCTTTCCTGTAGACACTTCCAACATGCTACCAATAAGAGAGTAA
- a CDS encoding MerR family transcriptional regulator — MNNIRANFSIKDLENLTGIKAHTIRIWEKRYDLLSPNRSDTNIRNYSLASFQKLLNISYLNNNGLKISKIANLKEDEIPIKVREIASRAKIEDHAINAFKMAMINFDQVLFYSTYNNLLENKSFSEIFYTVFLPLLNEIGLLWQTNTITPAHEHFLSIHIKQKILLNTERLQILEPKPVSKTFVLFLPDNEIHDIGLLFINYQLRSKGYHTIFLGESVPMQSLTDLLDFFDDVTFISYFTVYPPEQDIPDYINRFNELLLNKENTNLLLLGKKISDLSIQDLPKKVNTFNSIEDLVKDL, encoded by the coding sequence ATGAACAATATTAGAGCTAACTTTAGTATTAAAGACTTAGAAAACCTTACAGGTATCAAAGCTCATACTATAAGAATTTGGGAAAAACGTTATGACTTACTAAGTCCAAACAGATCTGATACTAATATTAGAAATTATAGTTTAGCTAGTTTTCAAAAGCTATTAAATATATCATACTTAAATAATAACGGGTTAAAAATCTCGAAAATTGCTAATCTTAAAGAAGATGAAATACCAATTAAGGTTAGAGAAATAGCTTCAAGAGCAAAAATTGAAGATCACGCCATTAATGCATTCAAAATGGCCATGATAAACTTTGACCAGGTACTATTTTACAGTACTTATAATAATTTACTAGAAAATAAATCTTTCAGTGAAATTTTCTATACCGTTTTTTTACCACTATTAAATGAAATAGGTCTTTTGTGGCAAACAAATACAATCACGCCTGCTCATGAGCATTTTTTATCTATTCATATTAAACAAAAAATACTTTTAAATACTGAGAGGTTACAAATTTTAGAACCCAAACCTGTTTCTAAAACCTTTGTTTTATTTCTACCAGATAATGAGATTCACGATATTGGGCTTTTATTCATTAATTATCAACTAAGAAGTAAAGGGTATCATACTATTTTTCTTGGCGAAAGTGTCCCTATGCAAAGTCTTACGGATTTGTTAGACTTCTTTGATGATGTTACTTTTATATCATACTTCACAGTATATCCACCAGAACAGGACATCCCTGACTATATTAATAGGTTTAATGAGTTATTACTAAACAAGGAAAATACGAACCTTTTATTATTAGGAAAAAAGATATCTGATTTAAGTATTCAAGATCTTCCCAAAAAAGTAAATACCTTTAATTCTATTGAAGATTTAGTAAAAGATTTATAA
- a CDS encoding phytoene desaturase family protein, producing MRLSINIIGSGFSSLAASCYLAQAGYKVTIFEKNKTIGGRARQLIKEGFTFDIGPTWYWMPDVFERFFSDFNKSPQDYYSLKKLNPAYSVYFGKDDYITIEDTLEKIAIAFEKEETGSSKKLKKFIKQAESNYDIAIKDLVYNPGVSPLELVTPVTIKKLNQFFSNIKRDVRKEFKNERLIKILEFPVLFLGAKPSDTPSFYSFMNYADFGLGTFHPKKGMYQVILALENLAKELGVTIKTDVPIEKIIVENGESKGVISKGETYTSDIVVSGADYHHTETLLEKPYRQYSENYWNRKTFAPSSLLFYIGFNKKLKNVDHHTLFFDVDFDTHAEAIYDHPEWPENPLFYASFPSKTDTNSAPEGKEAGIFLIPLAPGLDDTPKLRESYFNKIMDRFESLTSQNVKKHVIFKKSFCINDFVKDYNSYKGNAYGMANTLTQTAFLRPKLKSRKVKNLFFTGQLTVPGPGVPPSLISGKLVADLVTKYHH from the coding sequence ATGAGATTATCTATAAATATAATAGGTTCGGGGTTCTCTTCTTTGGCAGCTTCATGTTATCTGGCTCAAGCTGGATATAAAGTCACCATTTTTGAAAAAAATAAAACCATTGGTGGTAGAGCAAGGCAGCTTATTAAGGAAGGTTTTACTTTTGATATTGGACCAACATGGTACTGGATGCCTGATGTATTTGAGCGCTTTTTTTCAGACTTTAATAAGTCTCCTCAAGACTATTATTCCTTAAAAAAATTAAACCCAGCTTATAGTGTCTATTTTGGAAAAGATGACTATATAACCATAGAAGATACTCTAGAAAAAATAGCTATAGCTTTTGAAAAAGAAGAAACTGGAAGTTCTAAGAAACTCAAAAAATTCATCAAACAAGCAGAAAGCAACTACGATATCGCTATTAAGGATTTGGTCTATAACCCAGGAGTTTCTCCTTTAGAATTAGTAACTCCCGTAACTATTAAAAAGTTAAATCAATTTTTTAGTAATATAAAAAGAGATGTTAGAAAAGAATTTAAGAATGAAAGACTCATTAAAATTCTTGAGTTTCCAGTTTTGTTTTTAGGAGCAAAACCAAGCGACACACCTTCTTTTTATAGTTTTATGAATTATGCTGATTTTGGCTTAGGCACATTTCATCCAAAAAAAGGAATGTATCAAGTGATTTTAGCTTTGGAAAATCTGGCAAAAGAATTAGGGGTTACCATTAAAACAGATGTACCCATAGAGAAGATTATCGTAGAAAATGGTGAATCTAAGGGTGTCATCTCTAAAGGAGAAACATATACATCAGATATTGTTGTAAGTGGCGCCGATTACCATCATACTGAAACACTTTTAGAAAAACCTTATAGACAATACTCAGAAAATTATTGGAACAGAAAAACATTTGCACCTTCTTCGCTCCTATTTTATATTGGATTTAATAAAAAACTAAAAAATGTAGATCACCATACACTATTCTTTGATGTGGACTTTGATACACATGCAGAGGCTATTTACGACCACCCTGAATGGCCAGAAAACCCATTATTTTATGCAAGTTTCCCCAGTAAAACTGATACGAATTCTGCTCCGGAAGGAAAAGAAGCCGGTATATTTTTAATTCCATTAGCTCCTGGGCTAGATGATACTCCTAAATTAAGAGAATCATATTTTAATAAAATTATGGATCGTTTTGAAAGTTTAACCTCTCAAAATGTAAAAAAACATGTTATCTTTAAAAAGAGTTTTTGTATTAATGATTTTGTTAAAGACTATAATTCATATAAAGGAAATGCATACGGGATGGCAAATACATTAACACAAACTGCTTTTTTAAGGCCTAAATTAAAAAGTAGAAAAGTAAAAAACTTGTTTTTTACTGGTCAATTAACAGTACCTGGTCCTGGAGTCCCTCCTTCATTAATATCAGGAAAATTAGTAGCAGATTTAGTAACAAAATACCATCATTAA
- a CDS encoding phytoene/squalene synthase family protein has product MKLLFDTVSYNCSKLVTKTYSTSFSLATKMLAKSIRMDIYNIYGFVRFADEIVDSFHDYNKELLFNKFSDDLELALKDKISLNPILNSFQHTFHKYNLDKSLVDAFMKSMRLDLRKTKYLTEEEYKSYIYGSADVVGLMCLKVFVKGDRIKYEALKDTAMSLGSAFQKVNFLRDLKADFDGLNRTYFPKTDLNNLDEASKQNIIDDIEADFAKGLCGIKKLPIEAKFGVFIAYRYYRQLLKKLKRTPALQIKNTRIRVSNPKKIELLMRSYVKYQLNLM; this is encoded by the coding sequence ATGAAATTATTATTTGATACGGTCTCTTATAATTGTAGCAAGCTTGTTACAAAGACTTACAGCACATCCTTTTCATTAGCGACAAAAATGCTCGCAAAATCTATTAGAATGGATATTTATAATATCTACGGATTTGTTCGTTTTGCAGATGAGATTGTTGATTCTTTTCATGATTATAACAAAGAGCTACTCTTCAATAAGTTTTCAGATGATCTGGAACTTGCATTAAAAGATAAAATTAGTCTAAACCCTATACTCAACTCATTTCAACATACATTCCATAAATATAATTTAGATAAAAGTTTAGTAGATGCTTTTATGAAAAGTATGCGCTTAGACTTGCGCAAAACCAAATATCTTACCGAAGAAGAATACAAATCTTATATTTACGGGTCTGCCGATGTGGTGGGGCTTATGTGCTTAAAAGTTTTTGTAAAAGGAGACCGTATTAAATATGAAGCTCTTAAAGATACCGCCATGTCGCTAGGCTCAGCTTTTCAAAAAGTAAACTTTTTAAGAGATTTGAAAGCTGACTTTGATGGTTTAAACAGAACTTATTTTCCTAAAACAGATTTAAACAATTTAGATGAAGCTTCAAAACAAAACATCATAGACGATATTGAAGCTGACTTTGCTAAAGGTTTATGTGGCATTAAAAAATTACCTATTGAGGCTAAATTCGGTGTTTTTATTGCCTATAGATACTATCGTCAATTATTAAAAAAACTAAAAAGGACACCGGCTCTTCAAATAAAAAACACTCGAATACGGGTTTCTAATCCTAAAAAAATAGAACTCTTGATGCGTAGTTATGTAAAATATCAATTAAATTTAATGTAA
- a CDS encoding sterol desaturase family protein, translating to MHTLFWILIFLGTYCFMEFMAWFTHKYIMHGFLWSLHKDHHKKDHDSWFERNDAFFIFYAIVSIVFFLLWKYTSFWAGLPIGLGIFAYGLSYFMVHDIFIHQRFKLFRNANNWYAKGVRRAHKMHHKHLGKEDGECFGMLFVPFKYFKK from the coding sequence ATGCATACCCTGTTTTGGATATTGATTTTTTTAGGAACCTATTGCTTTATGGAATTTATGGCCTGGTTTACCCATAAATATATAATGCATGGTTTTCTATGGTCCTTACATAAGGATCATCATAAAAAAGATCACGATAGTTGGTTTGAAAGAAACGATGCCTTCTTTATTTTTTATGCCATTGTTAGCATTGTTTTTTTTCTGCTATGGAAATACACTAGTTTTTGGGCTGGTTTACCAATTGGTTTAGGGATATTTGCTTACGGATTGTCTTATTTTATGGTGCATGATATTTTTATTCATCAACGTTTTAAATTATTTAGAAATGCTAACAATTGGTATGCTAAAGGTGTAAGACGCGCTCATAAAATGCATCATAAACATCTGGGTAAAGAAGATGGAGAATGTTTCGGAATGCTCTTTGTTCCCTTTAAATATTTCAAAAAATAA
- a CDS encoding lycopene cyclase domain-containing protein, with protein MDYLYLLLNLGSVSVPFLFSFHPKLKFYKRWKSLFISILISMLVFIPWDIIFTINGIWGFNETYFLGFKLFSLPIEEWLFFICIPYACTFTHYALLHYFPNLKLSPAVTKTISYLLILLLLILAIYNSTKWYTFINFMLATILITTVIKKNPNLLSSFYLTFLVILIPFFIVNGILTGSFIVDEVVWYNNSENLNIRLFTIPIEDTVYAFTLILLNLFIMNRLEAKRNLK; from the coding sequence ATGGATTATTTATATCTGTTACTAAATTTAGGGTCGGTATCTGTTCCCTTTTTATTTAGTTTCCATCCTAAATTAAAATTCTATAAACGCTGGAAATCTTTATTTATAAGTATACTAATAAGTATGCTCGTATTTATTCCCTGGGATATTATTTTTACTATAAATGGTATTTGGGGATTTAATGAAACTTATTTTTTAGGCTTCAAGCTATTTTCTTTACCTATTGAAGAATGGCTCTTTTTTATATGCATTCCTTATGCTTGTACCTTTACACACTATGCGCTGTTGCATTATTTTCCAAATCTAAAATTATCACCAGCTGTAACTAAAACAATTAGTTACTTACTTATATTGCTACTGTTAATACTTGCTATCTATAATAGCACTAAATGGTATACTTTTATAAATTTTATGTTAGCGACTATTTTAATTACCACTGTAATTAAAAAGAATCCTAATTTATTAAGTAGTTTCTATTTAACGTTTTTAGTCATTCTTATTCCTTTTTTTATAGTAAATGGTATATTAACGGGTAGTTTTATTGTAGACGAAGTCGTTTGGTATAATAATTCAGAAAATTTGAATATTAGATTATTCACCATTCCAATTGAAGATACTGTATACGCATTTACGCTTATTCTTTTGAATTTATTTATAATGAATCGTTTAGAGGCCAAAAGAAACCTTAAATAG
- a CDS encoding TlpA family protein disulfide reductase, which produces MKLKKFKAVFFIVIAQIGFSYAQSTSIEKNNSTAEIVTKDSNVINIGLGKPIGETPFGAKLYKVDDIKAEELLSNIKSAFKDKALLLDFWATWCGPCKTDMPYSKKFHHDLKDKPVEFIYLCTTISSNIEQWKELINKYQLSGTHLYVEAGIEHELMKKLSVSGFPNYAFFDIKGNHKKGAIVRLSITNLDHLKKLIEG; this is translated from the coding sequence ATGAAACTAAAAAAATTTAAAGCTGTATTTTTTATAGTAATTGCTCAGATAGGATTCAGTTATGCACAAAGTACTTCAATAGAAAAAAACAACAGCACTGCTGAAATAGTTACTAAAGATTCTAACGTTATAAATATAGGTTTAGGAAAACCAATAGGGGAAACCCCATTTGGAGCAAAATTGTATAAAGTTGATGATATAAAAGCCGAAGAGCTTTTGTCTAATATAAAATCTGCCTTTAAAGACAAAGCACTTCTTTTAGACTTTTGGGCAACTTGGTGTGGCCCTTGCAAAACGGATATGCCGTATAGTAAAAAATTTCATCATGATCTTAAGGATAAACCAGTAGAGTTTATTTATCTATGTACCACAATATCTTCTAATATAGAACAATGGAAGGAATTAATCAATAAGTATCAACTTTCTGGCACACATTTATATGTAGAAGCTGGTATTGAACACGAACTTATGAAGAAGCTCTCAGTTAGTGGTTTTCCAAACTATGCTTTTTTTGATATAAAAGGAAATCACAAAAAAGGAGCTATAGTTAGGTTGTCTATTACAAACCTAGATCATTTAAAAAAATTAATTGAAGGATAA
- a CDS encoding LacI family DNA-binding transcriptional regulator, protein MSKKTTIKDIAKKTSLSTTTVSRVLNGKSEKYRIAKTSQEIIEAAALELNYVANHFAANLKSGKSNTIGLIIPSLSNPFFANIASKINSEVRKFGYTTIIADSDENVEIEKTELQQFVSRNIEGLIIIPCGKEMEHIEQVYQKGLPMVLLDRYFEGIEIPFVSTDNFEGAFMAANLLINHGHNSILCIQGVIDSTPNKMRIKGFKQAMKDAGIDDFKVVGDAFSSENGYLETKMLLQNKIRPTAIFTLSNTIAMGCLKALKEENIRIPQDISLITFDDHLYLDYLATPITSVAQPVEIICKLAMKNLMSALSNKEEKTIKQVILKPEIKYRESVSRINIIV, encoded by the coding sequence ATGTCAAAAAAAACAACAATCAAAGACATAGCTAAAAAAACCAGTCTTTCGACTACAACGGTTTCCCGTGTATTGAATGGAAAGTCTGAAAAATATAGAATTGCTAAAACATCCCAAGAAATAATAGAAGCAGCAGCATTAGAATTAAATTATGTCGCAAATCATTTTGCAGCCAATTTAAAATCAGGTAAAAGCAACACCATAGGGCTAATCATACCATCATTAAGCAACCCCTTTTTTGCTAATATTGCAAGTAAAATAAATTCTGAAGTTCGGAAATTTGGATACACAACTATAATAGCTGATAGCGATGAGAATGTTGAAATAGAAAAAACAGAATTGCAACAATTTGTCTCGCGCAATATTGAAGGCTTGATAATTATTCCTTGTGGGAAAGAAATGGAACATATTGAACAAGTTTACCAAAAAGGCTTGCCTATGGTTTTATTAGACCGATATTTTGAAGGCATAGAAATCCCTTTCGTTTCAACTGATAATTTTGAAGGTGCTTTTATGGCTGCAAACTTACTTATAAACCATGGTCATAATTCTATTTTATGTATACAAGGAGTCATTGATTCTACTCCGAATAAAATGCGAATAAAGGGCTTTAAACAGGCAATGAAGGATGCTGGTATTGATGATTTCAAAGTAGTTGGAGATGCGTTTAGCTCAGAAAACGGCTATTTAGAAACTAAAATGTTACTTCAAAATAAAATTAGACCTACTGCCATTTTTACTTTAAGCAACACTATTGCAATGGGCTGCCTAAAAGCTCTTAAAGAAGAAAACATCAGAATTCCTCAAGACATTTCGCTAATAACTTTTGATGACCATCTGTATCTCGATTATTTAGCAACTCCTATTACCAGTGTTGCTCAACCCGTTGAAATAATATGCAAACTAGCTATGAAAAATCTAATGTCAGCCCTAAGTAATAAAGAGGAAAAAACGATCAAACAAGTTATTTTAAAACCAGAAATAAAATATAGGGAATCCGTCTCTAGGATTAACATTATTGTTTAA